cagttacattctggcacttgaGGTGTCAGAACgactggactatttaaggtggaacgggtaaaATGTAGCTAGACATTAGCATGTgacgttttattttatatatatatatatatatatatatatacacacacacacacacgcacacgcattAAACTAGGATAAAACTGgtcattgtaattttttttagcagaaaattctcatttgtgggtttctttggtctctctttctccagcaTGCcgatttttcttctttcctcatGTCTCTCTGTCAGGAATCTCTGagaaacctccgtttggagggtcatgtagccccaacacttcaccccacccctctcaCTCAACTAAAATCAGGATGCCCACCCCTGGGAGTGAACACATTAAACagggggtgaggggtgaaatgggattgggcctgagCCGTTCGGCCGGGGTTGGTTTTACATGAAGAGGTGGGGTAATGGAATGTTTTTGCCTCATCCGAATGCACCTTTTACTTTCCGTAAGACAAGCTGTCGGAATAacctcagattatattaatccgtGTGAAGTGTTAACTTCTGTCCTTTGTGCCTAGAATTAGGCCAGAGTGTGTCACAGTACTGTCCTATCACACACATGCGTCTCAGAACATGTTCGGAGGCCAGAACGCGTAAACGTTTGATTTTACAGTGATGTTCCCAACCTGATGGCGATGTTAACGACTCGCTGCATTCGCTTTAGTCGGAGAGGAAAATAGTTGGAGGAAACAAAATACCGGTTAAGTGAATATAAGTCAAGTGAACGTATTTTCTGGATAAAGGTGTAAAGGTGGTGCGTAAATCGAGTAGCTGCTCCCATCTCGGTCGTTTACACCGAGATTCCTTATCCTGTGCAAATCAGGCAAAAATCCTGTGGTAAACTGGCATTAACCCACCTCCCTGTGGAAAACTAATCCTGTCTGAATATGGCTTTACTCATATTAGCCCTGTCCAGAACTTTTTCAGCTGATAAACTAATGCCTGCAGTAGAATTCATGGCAATTTTGACATATTTGGCACAGTTTGAAGGATATTTGGGAGAAAAAAGAGGATTGTTCTTCTCCACGCTTGTATTTCACCCCCTGATGCGTTCTAGACACAAAGCAGCAGAACGGCTTTTAAAATTTCAAACGCTAACGCAGGAATTTGATGATAATTAAATgaatactccagtgtttttcagcctaatctttATCTGGCCATCTGTAACGTGTGGTTAAATACCACGAACTGTTATTTCGACACATTTCCCagtacttagaaaagaacagggAATGTACTGACATCAAAACACACTTGGTGAAGTAGAAGCCGGCGGACAGGTGCTGAAGAGAGACCAGCACGGCCTGGCCGACCCTTCACGTACACAGTGGCGCCTAGACTGCGttcacactgcaggtaaaagaGGCCCAAATCTGGCCTTTGTCTCCATACGTGGCACAGATGTGAGTcggtgtgaacagataaacgcACTGAATCTGACGTTtccaattccgatttgagacgctttcatatgtggaacTGAAATCCCATCTGCGGCAAAGCGTCTCCGTCTGAACGGCCAGGTCGGAATTGATGCGGTTTTTACGTCAGTGCAGCTCGGCATTCGTCATAACGTAcgcggccgcaggagaacggCTGAAAGTcagaaagcaaagtttaaagaatccgaggacgcGAACCAAAAAAGTGACCACGCCCTTTTTACAGCTCGAACACATTCTGAGTGATCAGCCCAGTGGTCAGTCGTTGAAGCTTCATAATAGCTCCCGTGAGGCTGGTGAAGGTGAAGCTGAccctccgggagcgactggcgttcgttggcgtTCTTTTGggcatgcgggtcggtttaggagctggtCTGCTCAGATTGATGTCacacacagatcacatttaaaagacaatgtGAACGGCCAAAAATTTGGGGAGAAGATCaggtttgggccacttttacctgctgtgtgaacgtagccttagttGTCAGTATGGCATACGCACGCAGAATGCAGAGTTACAGCTCATGGgataaaaagcctggaaaagAAGGTGGgttggtgagagtagagagcaggtggaagagaatctggagaggtggaggtttgcactggagaggagaggaatgaaggtcagtagagacaagacggaatacatgtgtgtgaatgagagggaggcaggtggaaaggtgacgatacaaggagtagaggttgtaaaggtggatgacttcaaatatcttgggtcaaccatccagagcaatggacagtgtagaaaagaggtgaagaagagggtgcaggcaggatggagtgggtggagacgggtgtcggggctgatgtgtgacagaaggatagcagcaaaagtgaaagggaaggtctacaagacagtagtgcgtcctgctatgatgtctggtttggagactgtggctctgtctaaaagacaggaggctgagctggaggtggcggagacgaagatgctgagatcttcgttgggagtgaccaggctggacaagattagaaatgagcagatcagagggacggtgaaggtggagcagtttggagataaagccagagaggccaggttgagatggtttggacatgtgttgaggaggaatagtggatatattgggaaaagaatgttggagatggagctgccgggcagaaggagaagaggtagacctcagagaaggtttatggatgtagtgaaggtggacatggagatggttggtgtgaaagtagaggaggcagtggatagggcaagatggaggcagatgatccgctgtggcgacccctaaagggagcagccgaaagaagaagagggaCTTTTCATTGCACGTCTTCGGTGTATATTTAGAGCCACTGGTTCTGCTGTGATTTTGTCTAGCAGATGATTTAATTAGGGTCACATCGGTGTAACACCCACAGGCTTAGCAAGGTAGAACTGAAATGAAGGACTGACATcatctcccccccccccccccccccctcctctttTTCCATTGGCAGGAGGATGAGGAATGGAAGGAGTTTGAACAGAAGGAGGTGGACTACAGTGGCCTGAGGCTCCAGGCCTTGCAGATAAGGTAAATGCCGAACGCTCCCTTGATTATTAGAAATGAGAAACGCCCCGTTTACTTTTAGGCCAACTGCATACAAAACGGTTCACATGTAGTTCATATTGATCAGGCCTAAATGCCAATATTACGttcttatttattattgtgAGCTTTTACTACTAAAGTGAATGTGGCATGAAATGAATACCAAAGCTTGACTGTTGTTGAGCTTTAAATGTGTGAATGTACGTCCAACAGTgatgaaaaagaagaggaagagtaTGAGAAAGAAGAGGTTGGAGAGGATGGAGAGATCATCCTGGTCAGTGGCGATAAAATCTCTGGCCCATGGAACAAATCTGGAGGTCCTCCACCAGCTGCTCctgtgggtgagtgagtggatGTGCGAACAAGGACGAAGTTTTTTTAAACTCGAGTTTTTCCGTTTGAGAAGAGAGGATAGTGTTTGTAGTCCTAGTCGTGTTACGTGCTCTgaaattatgtatatattttttaaatgattgataaatgcatatttttccACTGTTGTGCCCCAAAAGGATGAAATCAATACGAAAATATTTTTATCCGCCGCTTTTACCAAGTTTAGTGAGTTTGCTAtactttttaagtgtgtgtgtgtgtgtgtgtgtatgtgtgtatgtatgtatatatatatatatatatatatatatatatatatatatatatatatatatatatatatatatatatatatatatatatatatatatatatatctatcacagttgttggaacaaaacctctcatTCACATataaactaataaatataaataaataaataaaaatgaataaatatgaaaatcttgctgctgttggaagaaaacattCATGCCACCTtcagtatcttcatttttgacgtttttcagtttttgacataattttccataaaatgcctgttgccctttgtGTGTAAacgtcatgatgaatggaccaaaagaaacggcccaaaatgacttggagaatattctggttccattgacttacattaaaatgaaagtaggttttttccttctcctgtaaagttgccgttttggaggtatgaggttttcttcagacaataGCAAGATGtatataaaatctgtgtttacacacacatacaatatgagAAACACACACCATCTGCTCACTATTTAGGCTTTGAAATCCTGACAACTGGCCTGATAGTAAGGAAAACTTTctaatgtgagagagagactcttgGCTCTCAGCAAAATCCTGAACGTCGAGTAGTTTTGTGTTATAGAGGACAGGCTTCCCCCACAGTCAACAATGAATTGCTGATTGTAGTTTAGTAGAAGCTTGGCATCATGTGCATAAAAGTTCTGACAAAATAGgagaacttttatttatttatttagttttttccttttcacctTACAGAATGAATGAATTGTAATTATAAACTGGGTATTAAccgtttttcctttttctttgcaGAGGAGAAAGAGGTCCCAGAGTCAAAGCCTTCTGGAGTATATCGTCCCCCTGGGGCCCGATTAGGCCCCACAAAAAGAGGCCCATCACAGGGACCTCCAGAGATCTTCAACGATACGCAGTTCCCCTCCCTGCTCGCTACTGCCAAACACGTAGAGACTCGCAAGTAAGACTGCCACCTTTAATCTGGATTGATCTCTGTGCTGCGAGACCAGCCTTGTGCTGTGGCACAGTGTCATGTTTCTTAAACTTCTCAGATCCAGAGAGATGACCTAGGGTCCGTTCTTGTTGCTTAAGGTGTGGAGAGCGGTGGTCTTGTAGAGCTAcgaagtgcagctatagagtaaatggacaatgagcgtagaaacaaggcggtgatgttatgcctgatgggtgtatATACACCTGATTCTAGGACGGTGCTCTTACTCTGAGACGACGGACTTGCGCATCATGCTTTAGATTAGTTTCTACTTTTAATtcatccagttttttttttgcttgcttgctttagGGATAGAGAAATTGAGAAGACCTTCGAAGTGGTCAAGCACAAGAGCCGTCCCAGAGAGGGTGAAGGCCCGGCCACCATGCAGCAGCTACAGTTGGACAACCAGTTTGCCGTTCTGGGGGACAAGTAATACGTCACCACCTTCTCACCCCTCCTCAGCCCACCACCAACGGTGCAGTCCGAACTGCGGGGAAAGATGATGACCTGCCGCTGTGCTGATGCAGTCCTGACCATGCTGGAGACGCCTGCAATACACACGAACTCAAACACGGTATCTAAACTGAATAGTcatttctctcgctctctcccacACACGGTCGAACGCGGAAACAAGCTGTACTAAATGATCgtcttctctcacacacagacacaaacacacacagatgcgCCACATAAATCTTGACGGATGCCATGAAATGTCACACACACGCTTGGCTGGCCAAGGTCCTCTCTTAACGAATGCGTTCTAAAGGGCTGTGGCAACGGGGACTGAGCGACTTCTTCAAATTCTGCTTCATATGACGGAGGACACCCAAACGAACGACGCTGTAACaacaggggggaaaaaagactaATTTAGTGACGGTGGATTTACTCGGAGCAACGGTTGGTTGGTTGCTTGGCTACACCACAGGCCGTCAGCTAAACCTTGAGAGAGGCCACTCCGAGGATGGACCTTGATTTCGGGTGTGATCGATCTAAAGAACTGCTGTTTGAAACACACAccgtttctttttccttttctttccgaAATCAACAGATCTCCCGAACATTaggttgtttttctttgtgacGTGAACGAACGAGCGAGCTGAGAGCTTTCGGTTTGGGCACGAGTGAGAGGCGTAGGCCACCCATCTGCGGTTACCACGTCGACCGAGTCGAACACCATCCCGAACCGAAGAGGAGCGCCTAACTTTTTATCCAAAACTTgaagattcttttttttttgccccccTTTTCATTTCGTTTTCCTCCCCTGCCTGCGGGACTCTAAGATCTGTCGACAAGGGAAAAATGGTCTTTGTATCGACACGCTATTTAAAGTGGCCTTACTGTATTGAAACAAGCTTAGAAAAATGTGatggaaatatataaatatatgagagtgagagaaaaatcTATCATCCTCTGGAGAGACTCGTTGACTGCGTGGTAGGCTGCTGCTTGCCTGAATCTCACCACTTTGAAGAGTAAAAACCACCTCCCTGCATTCTTGTACCAGATTGTAGTGCTGAGCTGTagttaaatttttattttttatttttttctgaacacTGAGTAAGCGTAGTATTTTTGATTAGACTTCCATTACAGTGGCAGTGGAAATTCTTATTTGGCACTAGGCTTACTCTATGTTCAGAAGAACTGCCCTACTTTGATTAACTGACCGCCactgtcccccccccccccccacaccaccccccccccccccaccccctcttttttatttgttacattttttttttttttttttttttttattcaacccccctttttccttctttatctctttccagtttcctttttttgatttgatgattGGCAAA
This portion of the Pygocentrus nattereri isolate fPygNat1 chromosome 24, fPygNat1.pri, whole genome shotgun sequence genome encodes:
- the cdv3 gene encoding protein CDV3 homolog — its product is MADVAPAGAEKSLDDFFAKRDKKKKKEKGKAKESGPASAPAVVKKPKKEKEKSAKSESQDALAEKEDEEWKEFEQKEVDYSGLRLQALQISDEKEEEEYEKEEVGEDGEIILVSGDKISGPWNKSGGPPPAAPVEEKEVPESKPSGVYRPPGARLGPTKRGPSQGPPEIFNDTQFPSLLATAKHVETRKDREIEKTFEVVKHKSRPREGEGPATMQQLQLDNQFAVLGDK